A genomic window from Bombus pyrosoma isolate SC7728 linkage group LG8, ASM1482585v1, whole genome shotgun sequence includes:
- the LOC122570231 gene encoding uncharacterized protein LOC122570231 isoform X3 translates to MTHLNVLCIRLEDELRKGQAGGIAIGGRKVWSLTYADDIVLMADREEELKEMLRKVKKFLKEAELELSTEKTKIVVFEKRRNKRRQRRWNWGEQELEEVEEIRYLGYILQKNGSNEKHIQDRKRRAMIAKKKTWSVGERIFKQDYKRRMKMFEALVESVALFGAEVWG, encoded by the exons ATGACGCATTTAAATGTATTGTGTATAA GGCTGGAAGATGAACTAAGGAAAGGGCAAGCTGGAGGCATAGCGATAGGAGGAAGAAAGGTATGGTCACTGACATACGCGGATGATATTGTGTTGATGGCGGATAGGGAAGAGGAGCTAAAGGAGATGCTAAGGAAAgtcaaaaaatttctaaaagaagcAGAATTGGAGCTAAGCacagaaaagacaaaaatagtagtatttgaaaaaagaaggaacaaaagGAGACAAAGAAGATGGAATTGGGGAGAGCAAGAACTAGAAGAAGTGGAGGAGATAAGATACCTAGGGTACATACTACAGAAAAACGGCAGCAATGAGAAGCACATACAAGACAGGAAAAGGAGAGCGATGATagcaaagaagaaaacatggagcgtgggagaaagaatattcaaacaggactacaagaggagaatgaagatgTTTGAAGCATTAGTAGAGAGCGTGGCGCTGTTTGGAGCAGAGGTATGGGGCTGA